The following nucleotide sequence is from Streptomyces sp. NBC_00239.
GGGGATTCCGGGGACGCGAACACGGCCTTCGTCTGATCCCGCGCTCCGGCCAACGAAGCGCACGACCAGTACGAAGGCCGTGGGCGCAGCCGGTAGTCGGCCCCTCGCGATCGTGCCGCTCCTCTCCGGCATCGCTTCCGGGACCCGAAGATCTTGACCGTGGCCGAATCAGCGCCCGGGGTCCGGGTTCCCCGGCTCCGCGCACAGTCCCGCGAACGCCCGCTCGAAGGCCTGAAGGGGTTCGGGCGCACGGTCCAGCACCCCGAACACGACCCGCTCGAAGACCCCGTCGAAGCGGCCGGTGAGCAGTTCCCGGAACGCCTCGGCCACGACCGCCGGCTCGTTGCGGAAGACCCCGCATCCCCAGGCACCCAGCACCAGCCGCCGGTTGCCGTGCAACGCCGCAACCTCCAGGACCAGCTCGGCCCTGCGCGCCAGGGCGCCCGGGATCTCGTGGGCGCGCTCCGGTTCCTGGCGGCGGATGGTGCCCGCGTTGGGAGCCGGGGAGGTGAGGAATGCCACGCGGAAGGGGGTCTCCAGGAGATGGCCCCGGTCGTCGCGGAAAACGGGGACCGCGGGCGAGTAGATCACCCGGTCGGTATAGAACGTGCTCTTCCCCGCGCGGTGGATCTCGTAGTAGTCCGGGGCTTCCAACAGGGTTTCGTACAGGGCCGAGGCGCGGCACAGGGCTTCCTCCTGGGCCTTGGCCCCGCGGACGTAGCCGCCCCCGGGATTGCGGGCCGAGGCGAAGTTCAGGACGGCGACCCGGGCCTCCCGCGGAGCGTCCTCCGCGAGCCGGCGGGCGGCGACGGTACTGCTCTCGCCCGTGACCTCGAAAGCGGTCTTCCCCTCCCTGTCGAGGGGCTCTCCATCTGGAATGGCAGGGGTGGGGCCATACGTTCTGGTTCCTGCCTTGGCTTCCGCCAGAGCGGTGGCCAGGGAGACGTGCCGTCCCGTCCGCGTCCGGTACCCACCGGCCGCAAGGATCGTCGCGTTCTCCCGTGCGATCTCACGCAGTCTGCTGCTCACACCGCAATCCTCTGGCCGAGCCCCGCGAACGGCAATGGAATTTGTGCCCCCGCCGCCAGGCCAGCACGCCGGGGCCAGGGGAATCCGCAGGTGCGGTATGTCGGGGGCCCGGCCGGCGGGTTCGCCGCACGGCCGGGGACGGGGCAGGGCAGGGGCGGGCAGGTAGCCCCCGCCGGGAAGGGCGCATCAGGCTGCCGGAACGTGCGGGGCGGCGTGGCCCGCGTCCTGCGTCTGCGGTGCCGAGGGGCGTCGCTGCCGGCGCAGCCAGACGTACAGCGCCAGGCAGGGCAGCAGCACACCGCAGACGCTGAGGGCGAGGAACGCGGTGAAGCTGCTGATGTGGCTGACCAGCCACTCGAAGTTCTGGCCGAAGAAGCCGACCACGAAGGACAGGGGGAGAAACACCGTCGCGACGATCGTCAGCCGCTCCATCGTTGCGCTCTGCCTGAGGTTGATCTTGTTCTGCTCGACGGAGATCACCGCGATGTTCGCTTCCAGGACGGTGGTCAGAAGGTCTCGTTGGGCGGCGACCTCCTCGTTGACCAGCAGCAAGTGGTCGTGCACGTCGCGGAAGTAGGGCAGGAGCCCGGTCGGTGACTTGCCGGGTAGCAGCCGTCGGGCGACCACGGAGAGCAGCGGGTGCACGGCGCGGTAGAAGTCGGTGGCCTCACGGCGCAGGGAGTAGATCCGCTCGGTGGGGGCGACCGTCCCGGAGAACACCGTGGCCTCGATCTGCTCGATGTCGCGTTCGAGCTCCGCCACCACGGGCGCGTAGCTGTCGACGACCTGGTCGAGGATCGCCCACAGCGTCGATGTACTGCCGGTCCGCA
It contains:
- a CDS encoding TIGR02452 family protein, translated to MSSRLREIARENATILAAGGYRTRTGRHVSLATALAEAKAGTRTYGPTPAIPDGEPLDREGKTAFEVTGESSTVAARRLAEDAPREARVAVLNFASARNPGGGYVRGAKAQEEALCRASALYETLLEAPDYYEIHRAGKSTFYTDRVIYSPAVPVFRDDRGHLLETPFRVAFLTSPAPNAGTIRRQEPERAHEIPGALARRAELVLEVAALHGNRRLVLGAWGCGVFRNEPAVVAEAFRELLTGRFDGVFERVVFGVLDRAPEPLQAFERAFAGLCAEPGNPDPGR
- a CDS encoding magnesium and cobalt transport protein CorA, yielding MPLEEAAAHCKQGGFVWLGMFEPSPEELAGVRESFGLHELAVEDAQAFHLRPKAEQYEDGTELIILRTARYDDEREEIDTGEISVFLAEHFVITVRHGIASELTGARVRLERRPELLRTGSTSTLWAILDQVVDSYAPVVAELERDIEQIEATVFSGTVAPTERIYSLRREATDFYRAVHPLLSVVARRLLPGKSPTGLLPYFRDVHDHLLLVNEEVAAQRDLLTTVLEANIAVISVEQNKINLRQSATMERLTIVATVFLPLSFVVGFFGQNFEWLVSHISSFTAFLALSVCGVLLPCLALYVWLRRQRRPSAPQTQDAGHAAPHVPAA